Proteins co-encoded in one Armatimonadota bacterium genomic window:
- a CDS encoding cyclic 2,3-diphosphoglycerate synthase, which translates to MHDARAAHPGSAPIRIVLLGAGGREFHNFNVCFRGHPGYRVVAFTATQIPNIAHRVYPAALAGPGYPEGIPIVPEEDLEDVVHRAQVDQVVFAYSDVSHEHVMHLASRALAAGAGFRLLGPKETMLRARVPVLAVGATRTGSGKSQTARLVARLLRDRGRRVVVLRHPMAYGDLAAQAVQRFATPDDLDAAGVTVEEREEYEPHLARGIVVYAGVDYAAVLRRAEAEADVLVWDGGNNDFPFLWPDRHLVVVDPHRAGHELRYHPGETNLRMADVVIINKVDSARPDAVATVRRNVAAANPRALVLEARSPISVDHPDLVAGRRVVVVEDGPTVTHGEMAYGAGLIAAERLGAQIVDPRPYAVGSLRETYAAYPHLARVVPAMGYGEAQRRDLEETLRRTPADVVVIGTPVDLRRLLRLDKPAVRVTYDLDAETARALAELLDRWTADGSLSPRPSTGS; encoded by the coding sequence GTGCACGACGCGCGCGCAGCGCATCCGGGTTCGGCCCCGATCCGCATCGTCCTGCTGGGCGCCGGCGGGCGGGAGTTCCACAACTTCAACGTCTGCTTCCGTGGCCACCCCGGGTACCGGGTCGTGGCCTTCACGGCGACCCAGATCCCCAACATCGCTCACCGCGTCTACCCGGCGGCGCTGGCGGGCCCCGGCTACCCGGAGGGCATCCCCATCGTGCCCGAAGAGGATCTGGAGGACGTGGTCCATCGCGCGCAGGTGGACCAGGTCGTGTTCGCCTACAGCGACGTCTCCCACGAGCACGTCATGCACCTGGCCTCGCGGGCGCTGGCGGCCGGCGCGGGGTTTCGCCTGCTCGGGCCCAAGGAGACGATGCTGCGGGCGCGCGTCCCGGTGCTCGCGGTGGGCGCCACGCGCACCGGCAGCGGCAAGAGCCAGACCGCGCGCCTGGTGGCCCGGCTGCTGCGCGACCGCGGCCGCCGGGTGGTGGTACTGCGGCACCCCATGGCCTACGGCGACCTGGCCGCCCAGGCGGTCCAGCGCTTCGCCACGCCAGACGACCTGGACGCTGCCGGTGTCACCGTGGAAGAGCGCGAGGAGTACGAACCCCACCTGGCGCGCGGCATCGTGGTCTACGCCGGCGTGGACTACGCGGCGGTGCTCCGCCGGGCCGAGGCGGAAGCTGACGTGCTGGTGTGGGACGGCGGCAACAACGACTTCCCGTTTCTCTGGCCGGACCGGCACCTCGTGGTGGTCGACCCGCACCGCGCCGGGCACGAACTCCGTTACCATCCGGGCGAGACGAACCTGCGCATGGCCGACGTCGTCATCATCAACAAGGTGGATTCGGCACGGCCCGACGCCGTGGCGACCGTGCGCCGCAACGTCGCGGCCGCCAACCCCCGAGCGCTCGTGCTCGAGGCTCGCTCTCCGATCAGTGTCGACCATCCGGACCTGGTGGCCGGTCGCCGGGTCGTGGTGGTGGAAGACGGCCCGACGGTCACCCACGGGGAGATGGCCTACGGCGCCGGGCTGATCGCCGCCGAACGCCTGGGGGCGCAGATCGTCGACCCGCGCCCCTACGCGGTGGGCAGCCTGCGGGAGACCTACGCCGCCTACCCGCATCTTGCGCGGGTCGTGCCGGCGATGGGCTACGGGGAGGCGCAGCGCCGGGACCTGGAGGAGACCCTGCGGCGCACGCCCGCCGACGTCGTGGTGATCGGCACCCCCGTGGACCTGCGGCGATTGCTCCGGCTCGACAAGCCGGCCGTGCGGGTCACCTACGACCTCGACGCCGAGACCGCGCGGGCCCTGGCCGAGCTCCTGGACCGCTGGACGGCCGACGGATCGCTCAGCCCGCGGCCGTCGACGGGGTCCTGA
- a CDS encoding VLRF1 family aeRF1-type release factor gives MAGDLSLLPRAEDLDDLLERDRDDVLSVALATDPTLPEHQAVHPAYLIWLENALRDLLRDLPPPRRRVARPLAQRVTAYVRTWKPSARGLALFAAPDLWRVYPVQVPLPNRVRFGLPDVTALLEALDACPPYAILAVDTRHARLAVGYLGNASLLAEETLDLHTEHWRQTSGRRPTAARRMGEGAGRGTQRDPFEARRRAHVQAFWEHVAAETARLLAARRLTALVVGGPEEAAAAVVRALPPQARRALVGTVPLPRYEGLAEMLQRTVQAAVEAERRRDRELVAAVLEAQGTRAVLGWPAVDEALRLRQAHLVVVESSRLAHHPELPRLARQAGARLELVHADAAAPLAAGGGIAAVLRTPSTAAG, from the coding sequence ATGGCCGGCGACCTGTCCCTGCTCCCGCGCGCGGAGGACCTCGACGACCTGCTGGAGCGTGACCGCGACGACGTGCTGTCGGTGGCGCTGGCCACCGATCCCACGTTGCCCGAGCACCAGGCGGTGCACCCCGCCTACCTGATCTGGCTGGAGAACGCCCTGCGCGACCTGCTGCGCGACCTCCCGCCTCCTCGGCGGCGCGTGGCGCGTCCGCTGGCGCAGCGCGTGACGGCCTACGTCAGGACGTGGAAGCCCTCCGCCCGCGGGCTCGCGCTCTTCGCCGCGCCAGACCTCTGGCGCGTCTACCCCGTGCAGGTGCCGCTGCCCAACCGCGTGCGGTTCGGGCTGCCCGACGTCACGGCCCTGCTGGAGGCGCTGGACGCCTGCCCGCCCTACGCGATCCTCGCCGTGGATACCCGGCACGCGCGGTTGGCCGTGGGGTACCTGGGGAACGCCTCCCTGCTGGCCGAGGAGACGCTGGACCTGCACACGGAGCACTGGCGGCAGACCTCCGGCCGCCGTCCGACCGCCGCTCGCCGGATGGGCGAGGGGGCCGGGCGCGGCACGCAGCGGGATCCCTTCGAGGCGCGGCGGCGCGCGCACGTCCAGGCGTTCTGGGAGCACGTGGCCGCCGAGACCGCACGCCTCCTGGCCGCGCGCCGTCTTACGGCGCTGGTGGTCGGCGGGCCCGAGGAGGCGGCCGCGGCCGTGGTCCGGGCGCTGCCCCCGCAGGCGCGCCGCGCCCTGGTCGGCACGGTGCCGTTGCCGCGCTACGAGGGCCTGGCCGAGATGCTGCAGCGCACGGTGCAGGCCGCCGTGGAGGCCGAGCGCCGGCGGGATCGCGAGCTGGTGGCCGCCGTGCTCGAGGCACAGGGCACACGGGCCGTGCTGGGATGGCCGGCGGTCGACGAGGCCCTGCGGCTGCGCCAGGCCCACCTGGTGGTCGTCGAGTCCTCCCGCCTCGCACACCACCCGGAGTTGCCTCGCCTGGCGCGCCAGGCCGGCGCACGGCTGGAGCTGGTCCACGCCGACGCGGCCGCGCCGCTGGCGGCAGGTGGAGGCATCGCGGCGGTGCTCAGGACCCCGTCGACGGCCGCGGGCTGA
- a CDS encoding GNAT family N-acetyltransferase, protein MARQVDEGQYPAHREADVVLRDGSTVHLRPVRPDDEAALLTFFRALSEQARALRFFTRTSDEALGPLVHKMVHVDYVRRYGIVATVGVPERIIGHAMYATLDGDRAEVAFAVADDYQGRGLGTLMLGHLAEHAAEHHIRLFEAEVLPTNIRMLDVFRDAGFPTEVQIVAGEVHERFPTALTPEALAKFEEREMVAAANALRTFFSPRAVAVVGASRQRGSIGGELFHNLLAYGFAGPVYPVNPRASVVQSVVAYPTVEAIPGPVDLAVIVTPAEHVVEAAQACARKGVRALVVISAGFAETGDAGRARQAELLAVCRASGMRLIGPNCMGIINTDPAVRLNATFAPVEPPEGRIGFMSQSGALGLAILDYARMLGLGISTFVSVGNKADISGNDLLAYWEQDPRTDVILLYLESFGNPQKFSRLARRVGRRKPIVAVKSGRTRAGARATSSHTGALLAASDITVDALFRQAGVIRTDTLEEMFDVAALLAHQPVPAGRRVGIITNSGGPGILCADTCEAEGLEVPILAEETQRQLRAFLPPEAAVSNPVDMIASATAAHYRQAIRVVGRDPHIDALVVIFIPPLVTRAEEVAAAIVDAVRELGGAKPVLSVFMSSRGVPEVLRASDVRIPSYLFPEAAAIALARVARYGAWRARPLPTPVRFDDLRRDDAAALVDAALARGEGWLPPGDVQALLECYGLRMVEQRIVPTAEAAALAAEEFGGPVALKAIAPGVVHRTEVGAVRLHLEGGEAVRRAAAEMTARLQAAGTPLTGFIVQRMAAPGVEMIAGVVREPQFGPVVACGAGGTLVELMGDVAIRLTPLAREEVREMLQELKSYRLLTGFRGQPPADVAALEDVLLRLGALAQDLPAVAELDCNPVIVHERGATIVDVRVRVARPEPALPLGARRR, encoded by the coding sequence ATGGCGCGACAGGTGGACGAGGGGCAGTATCCCGCGCACCGTGAGGCGGACGTGGTGCTCCGCGACGGGTCCACCGTGCACCTGCGCCCGGTGCGGCCCGACGACGAGGCCGCGCTGCTCACCTTCTTCCGGGCGCTCTCCGAGCAGGCGCGCGCGCTGCGCTTCTTCACCCGCACCAGCGACGAGGCGCTGGGGCCGCTGGTCCACAAGATGGTCCACGTGGACTACGTCCGGCGCTACGGGATCGTGGCGACCGTGGGCGTCCCGGAGCGCATCATCGGACACGCCATGTACGCGACCCTCGACGGCGACCGCGCCGAAGTGGCGTTCGCCGTGGCCGACGACTACCAGGGGCGGGGCCTGGGAACGCTGATGCTCGGCCATCTGGCCGAGCACGCCGCCGAGCACCACATCCGCCTCTTCGAGGCCGAGGTGCTGCCCACCAACATCCGGATGCTCGACGTCTTCCGCGACGCCGGGTTCCCCACCGAGGTGCAGATCGTCGCCGGCGAGGTGCACGAGCGCTTCCCCACGGCGCTGACCCCGGAGGCGCTCGCCAAGTTCGAGGAGCGCGAGATGGTGGCCGCGGCCAACGCGCTGCGCACGTTCTTCTCCCCGCGGGCGGTGGCGGTGGTGGGCGCCTCCCGCCAGCGGGGCAGCATCGGCGGCGAGCTGTTCCACAACCTGCTGGCGTACGGCTTCGCCGGGCCGGTCTACCCGGTGAACCCCCGCGCCAGCGTCGTGCAGTCGGTGGTGGCCTACCCCACCGTGGAGGCGATCCCCGGCCCGGTGGACCTGGCGGTGATCGTGACCCCCGCCGAGCACGTCGTCGAGGCGGCGCAGGCGTGCGCCCGCAAGGGCGTGCGCGCGTTGGTGGTGATCTCCGCAGGGTTCGCCGAGACCGGCGACGCGGGGCGCGCGCGGCAGGCCGAGCTCCTGGCCGTCTGCCGGGCGAGCGGCATGCGCCTGATCGGTCCCAACTGCATGGGGATCATCAACACCGATCCCGCGGTGCGGCTGAACGCCACCTTCGCGCCGGTGGAGCCCCCGGAAGGGCGCATCGGCTTCATGTCGCAGAGCGGCGCGCTGGGCCTGGCGATCCTGGACTACGCGCGCATGCTGGGCCTGGGGATCTCCACGTTCGTGTCGGTGGGCAACAAGGCCGACATCTCCGGGAACGACCTGCTGGCCTACTGGGAGCAGGATCCGCGCACCGACGTCATCCTGCTCTACCTGGAGTCGTTCGGCAACCCCCAGAAGTTCTCGCGCCTGGCGCGGCGCGTGGGACGGCGCAAACCCATCGTGGCCGTCAAGAGCGGCCGCACCCGGGCTGGCGCCCGCGCCACCTCGTCGCACACCGGTGCGCTGCTGGCCGCCTCGGACATCACGGTGGACGCCCTGTTCCGGCAGGCGGGTGTCATCCGCACCGACACCCTGGAGGAGATGTTCGACGTGGCCGCGCTGCTGGCCCACCAGCCGGTGCCCGCGGGCCGGCGCGTTGGCATCATCACCAACTCGGGCGGGCCCGGCATCCTGTGCGCGGACACCTGCGAGGCCGAAGGGCTCGAGGTGCCAATCCTCGCCGAGGAAACCCAGCGGCAGCTGCGCGCCTTCCTGCCGCCCGAGGCCGCGGTCAGCAACCCCGTGGACATGATCGCCTCGGCCACGGCCGCGCACTACCGCCAGGCGATCCGCGTGGTGGGCCGGGATCCGCACATCGACGCCCTGGTGGTGATCTTCATCCCGCCGCTGGTGACCCGCGCCGAGGAGGTGGCCGCCGCCATCGTGGACGCGGTGCGGGAGCTGGGCGGGGCCAAGCCCGTGCTGTCGGTGTTCATGTCCTCGCGGGGGGTCCCCGAGGTGCTGCGCGCCTCCGACGTGCGCATCCCCTCGTACCTGTTCCCCGAGGCGGCTGCCATCGCCCTGGCCCGGGTCGCCCGCTACGGCGCGTGGCGCGCCCGGCCGCTGCCGACGCCGGTCCGCTTCGACGACCTGCGCCGCGACGACGCCGCCGCGCTGGTGGACGCCGCCCTGGCGCGTGGCGAGGGCTGGCTGCCGCCCGGTGACGTGCAGGCGCTGCTGGAGTGCTACGGCCTGCGGATGGTGGAGCAGCGCATCGTGCCCACCGCCGAGGCCGCCGCGCTGGCGGCCGAGGAGTTCGGCGGGCCCGTGGCCCTCAAGGCCATCGCGCCGGGTGTCGTGCACCGGACCGAGGTGGGGGCGGTGCGTCTGCACCTGGAAGGGGGCGAGGCGGTGAGGCGCGCTGCCGCCGAGATGACGGCCCGGTTGCAGGCGGCGGGCACGCCCCTCACTGGTTTCATCGTCCAGCGGATGGCCGCGCCGGGCGTCGAGATGATCGCCGGCGTGGTGCGCGAGCCGCAGTTCGGTCCCGTGGTGGCGTGCGGGGCCGGCGGCACGCTGGTCGAACTGATGGGCGACGTGGCGATCCGCCTGACGCCGCTCGCGCGCGAGGAAGTCCGCGAGATGCTCCAGGAGCTGAAGTCCTACCGGCTGCTCACCGGGTTCCGCGGCCAGCCGCCCGCTGACGTCGCCGCGCTGGAGGACGTGCTGCTGCGGCTCGGCGCGCTGGCACAGGACCTGCCTGCCGTGGCCGAGCTCGACTGCAACCCGGTCATCGTCCACGAGCGCGGCGCCACCATCGTGGACGTCCGCGTCCGGGTGGCGCGTCCGGAGCCGGCGCTGCCGCTGGGCGCCCGGCGGCGGTAG
- a CDS encoding DUF1751 domain-containing protein — translation MARRGFALSRRPSALPGDCPITWTLLAANAGTFLLGFAGGLDALPPLAFVAPRASAAPWTILTYPLVGTGGILGVLLGGYMLWVFGGSLERAWGWRDYVRFLGLVTAAPALALWVGSLAIGRPVVLAGPWLLLAAAVVAWTTVNPAERLLAFFVLPVQARWLGLVAAVLVFFSLAFPMGAFALAGCGAARWYAARGRMGFVPRARVRPHGRPASRHREEPPVGWNPIERLRRWRRRRQVARLLRRAGLHD, via the coding sequence ATGGCACGACGCGGGTTCGCGCTGTCCCGGCGGCCGTCGGCGCTGCCCGGCGACTGCCCGATCACGTGGACGCTGCTTGCGGCCAACGCGGGCACGTTCCTGCTGGGGTTCGCAGGAGGCCTCGATGCCCTGCCCCCGCTGGCGTTCGTCGCGCCGCGGGCGTCGGCGGCGCCGTGGACGATCCTCACGTATCCGCTGGTGGGCACCGGCGGGATCCTCGGGGTGCTGCTCGGCGGGTACATGCTGTGGGTGTTCGGTGGAAGCCTCGAGCGCGCGTGGGGCTGGCGTGACTACGTGCGCTTCCTCGGGCTGGTGACCGCGGCGCCCGCGCTGGCGCTGTGGGTGGGCAGCCTCGCGATCGGACGCCCCGTGGTGCTGGCCGGGCCGTGGCTGCTGCTGGCGGCGGCGGTGGTCGCGTGGACCACCGTCAACCCCGCCGAGCGCCTCCTGGCCTTCTTCGTCCTCCCGGTGCAGGCGCGGTGGCTGGGGCTGGTGGCCGCCGTGCTGGTGTTCTTCTCGCTGGCGTTCCCCATGGGCGCGTTCGCGCTGGCCGGGTGCGGCGCGGCGCGGTGGTACGCGGCGAGGGGGCGCATGGGGTTCGTCCCACGCGCCCGCGTGCGCCCCCACGGACGACCCGCCTCCCGGCACAGGGAGGAGCCTCCGGTCGGATGGAACCCCATCGAACGGCTTCGGCGCTGGCGACGCCGGCGCCAGGTCGCGCGCCTGCTGCGGCGCGCCGGACTGCACGACTGA
- a CDS encoding CBS domain-containing protein, which translates to MSATADPSRPARRLMQLRARDIMTTPVITAPPEATVRQLVELMTTHRISGIPIVSAAGELLGIVTEGDLLYKELTPRPEEPPELVQRLLPFPGIAAAADRARKAEAVVARDLMTTPVVTVGEDATLHEIANLMTRHGINRVPVVRDGRVVGIVSRNDVLKAFARSDEELALAIRDALLHDLWIDVSRVQVTAHHGVVTLEGRVERWSERELAGKWAALADGVVRVENRLTYELDDRKIPPETPRLPGERGAKP; encoded by the coding sequence ATGAGCGCCACGGCAGACCCATCCCGCCCTGCCCGCCGCCTGATGCAGCTGCGGGCCCGCGACATCATGACGACCCCGGTGATCACCGCTCCACCGGAGGCCACCGTGCGCCAGCTGGTCGAGCTGATGACGACCCACCGCATCAGCGGGATCCCCATCGTCTCGGCCGCCGGCGAGCTGCTCGGCATCGTCACGGAAGGTGACCTGCTCTACAAGGAGCTCACCCCGCGCCCCGAGGAGCCGCCGGAGCTGGTCCAGCGCCTGCTCCCCTTCCCCGGCATCGCCGCCGCCGCCGACCGGGCACGCAAGGCCGAAGCGGTCGTGGCGCGCGACCTGATGACCACGCCCGTCGTCACCGTGGGCGAGGACGCCACGCTGCACGAGATCGCCAACCTGATGACGCGCCATGGCATCAACCGGGTGCCGGTGGTGCGCGACGGCCGGGTGGTGGGCATCGTGAGCCGCAACGACGTGTTGAAGGCGTTCGCGCGGTCCGACGAGGAGCTCGCCCTGGCCATCCGCGACGCCCTGCTGCACGACCTGTGGATCGATGTCTCGCGCGTGCAGGTCACCGCCCACCACGGCGTGGTGACGCTGGAGGGCCGCGTGGAGCGCTGGTCGGAGCGCGAGCTGGCCGGGAAGTGGGCGGCGCTGGCCGACGGCGTGGTGCGCGTGGAGAACCGGCTGACCTACGAGCTGGACGACCGGAAGATCCCGCCCGAGACGCCCCGGCTCCCGGGCGAACGCGGGGCCAAGCCGTAA